A part of Streptomyces sp. NBC_01235 genomic DNA contains:
- a CDS encoding YncE family protein, whose amino-acid sequence MPAFRPRHLCSVAAALVLTVTAPATAATAATAASDTATAAALREVLFVGNNWEGTADVIKSSGDFAKVGRINVIPDKAARMAEINADPIKWIYFQAIRNGVGEGHDQFVDDMYTTPDGASVVVSRPSFADVVSIDLATGNINWRFPVSGYRSDHMAVSPDGTRVAVSASISNTVHVLNINTGKQLGSFKTGDKPHENIFSKDGKYIYNMSIGDVNTSQDAPWQDFTKGDRRITVVDANTYQQVKIIDMRQRLDAIGLTDYSDAVRPAVFSPDESKLYFQVSFFNGFFEYDLATDRITRTKTLPKNPATSDDRTTFVNDSRHHGISMSPDGSKLCVAGTMDDYATVVNRTTLQEGPLVTASKPYWATVSGDGKDCVISESGADQVTAIDFATGQKVVSIPVGDHPQRVRLGHVAADWTGTAG is encoded by the coding sequence ATGCCTGCCTTCAGACCCAGGCACCTTTGCTCCGTAGCCGCCGCCCTCGTCCTGACCGTCACCGCTCCCGCGACCGCCGCCACAGCCGCCACCGCCGCCTCGGACACCGCGACCGCCGCCGCCCTGCGCGAGGTGCTCTTCGTCGGCAACAACTGGGAGGGCACCGCGGACGTCATCAAGTCCAGCGGGGACTTCGCCAAGGTGGGCCGGATCAACGTGATCCCCGACAAGGCCGCCCGGATGGCGGAGATCAACGCCGATCCGATCAAGTGGATCTACTTCCAGGCCATCCGCAACGGCGTCGGCGAGGGCCACGACCAGTTCGTCGACGACATGTACACCACGCCGGACGGCGCCTCGGTGGTCGTATCCCGCCCGAGTTTCGCCGACGTCGTCTCCATCGACCTGGCCACCGGGAACATCAACTGGCGCTTCCCCGTGTCCGGTTACCGCTCCGACCACATGGCCGTCTCACCCGACGGCACCCGGGTCGCGGTGTCCGCGTCGATCTCGAACACCGTGCACGTCCTGAACATCAACACCGGCAAACAGCTCGGCTCGTTCAAGACCGGCGACAAGCCGCACGAGAACATCTTCAGCAAGGACGGCAAATACATCTACAACATGTCGATCGGCGACGTGAACACCTCACAGGACGCCCCGTGGCAGGACTTCACGAAGGGCGACCGGCGCATCACCGTCGTCGACGCGAACACCTACCAGCAGGTCAAGATCATCGACATGCGGCAGCGGCTGGACGCGATCGGCCTCACGGACTACTCGGACGCCGTGCGCCCTGCGGTCTTCTCGCCGGACGAGTCCAAGCTGTACTTCCAGGTCTCGTTCTTCAACGGCTTCTTCGAGTACGACCTCGCCACGGACCGCATCACCCGCACGAAGACCCTGCCGAAGAACCCGGCGACCAGCGACGACCGCACCACCTTCGTCAACGACTCGCGCCACCACGGCATTTCGATGAGCCCCGACGGCAGCAAGCTGTGCGTCGCGGGCACGATGGACGACTACGCGACGGTCGTCAACCGCACCACGCTCCAGGAGGGCCCGCTGGTCACCGCCTCCAAGCCCTACTGGGCCACGGTCAGCGGCGACGGCAAGGACTGCGTGATCTCCGAGAGCGGCGCCGACCAGGTCACCGCGATCGACTTCGCCACCGGGCAGAAGGTCGTGTCGATTCCCGTGGGCGACCATCCGCAGCGGGTCCGGCTGGGCCATGTCGCCGCCGACTGGACGGGGACGGCCGGCTGA
- a CDS encoding translation factor GTPase family protein, which yields MHVLNLGILAHVDAGKTSLTERLLHSVGVIDEIGSVDAGSTQTDTLALERRRGITIKSAVVSFQVDDVTVNLIDTPGHPDFIAEVERVLGVLDGAVLVVSAVEGVQAQTRILMRTLRRLRIPTLVLVNKIDRRGARDEGVLRELTERLSVPVVPMGTVTGLGTAAAAFRPGRVRDLDVLAEHDDDLLSAYVDGTVTPRHARAALLAQTGRALVHPVYFGSATTGAGVPELIAGLRELLPAAGGDPDGPLSGTVFKVERGPAGEKIAYARVFSGTLRTRDRVPYGDGAGKVTAISVFDRGADARQEAVSAGRIARLWGLADIRVGDSLGAPREEHGHFFAPPTLETVVEPGPDADRRSLHLALTRLAEQDPLIGLRHDELRQETSVSLYGEVQKEVVQATLADDHGLRVTFRETTPLCVERPAGTGAAVEFIKKDANPFLATVGLRVEPAPPDSGVRFGLDVELGAMPYAFFKAVEDTVRETLGQGLHGWQVTDCAVTMTHSGYWPRQSHAHQGFDKSMSSTGHDFRGLTPLVLTEALRRAGTQVYEPMHRFRVEAPADTLGALLPVLAALRAVPRTTATRGALCVLEGVVPAARVHGLEQRIPGLTRGEGECESGFDHYAPVTHGTPPERPRTDHNPLNRKEYLLNVTGRVAN from the coding sequence GTGCACGTGCTCAACCTCGGGATCCTCGCCCACGTCGACGCGGGTAAGACCAGCCTCACGGAACGGCTGCTGCACTCCGTCGGAGTCATCGACGAAATCGGCAGCGTCGACGCCGGCAGCACGCAGACCGACACCCTCGCGCTGGAGCGCCGGCGCGGCATCACCATCAAGTCGGCCGTCGTCTCGTTCCAGGTCGACGACGTCACCGTCAACCTGATCGACACCCCCGGCCACCCGGACTTCATCGCCGAGGTGGAGCGGGTCCTCGGCGTGCTCGACGGGGCCGTGCTCGTCGTCTCGGCCGTGGAGGGCGTCCAGGCGCAGACCAGGATCCTGATGCGGACCCTGCGCCGGCTGCGCATCCCCACCCTCGTCCTCGTCAACAAGATCGACCGGCGCGGGGCACGCGACGAGGGTGTCCTGCGGGAGCTGACCGAGCGGCTGTCGGTGCCGGTCGTCCCGATGGGCACCGTCACGGGACTGGGAACGGCCGCGGCGGCCTTCCGGCCCGGTCGTGTGCGCGACCTCGACGTCCTCGCCGAGCACGACGACGACCTCCTGTCCGCTTACGTCGACGGCACCGTCACACCGCGGCACGCGCGCGCCGCCCTCCTCGCCCAGACCGGCCGCGCCCTCGTCCACCCGGTCTACTTCGGCTCCGCCACGACCGGCGCCGGTGTGCCCGAACTGATCGCCGGCCTCCGGGAGTTGCTGCCCGCCGCCGGCGGCGACCCCGACGGCCCGCTGTCCGGCACGGTCTTCAAGGTGGAGCGGGGCCCGGCGGGCGAGAAGATCGCCTACGCCCGCGTGTTCTCCGGCACCCTGCGCACCCGCGACCGGGTCCCGTACGGAGACGGCGCGGGCAAGGTCACCGCGATCAGCGTCTTCGACCGGGGCGCGGACGCACGGCAGGAGGCGGTGTCCGCGGGCCGGATCGCCCGGCTGTGGGGACTCGCCGACATCCGCGTCGGCGACAGCCTCGGCGCACCCCGCGAGGAGCACGGCCACTTCTTCGCGCCGCCGACCCTGGAGACGGTCGTGGAGCCCGGTCCGGACGCCGACCGGCGCTCCCTGCACCTCGCCCTCACCCGACTCGCCGAGCAGGACCCGCTGATCGGCCTGCGCCACGACGAGCTCCGCCAGGAGACGTCCGTGTCGCTCTACGGCGAGGTGCAGAAGGAGGTCGTCCAGGCGACCCTCGCCGACGACCACGGCCTGCGCGTCACCTTCCGCGAGACGACACCCCTGTGCGTCGAGCGGCCGGCCGGCACCGGGGCGGCCGTGGAGTTCATCAAGAAGGACGCGAACCCCTTCCTCGCCACCGTCGGCCTGCGCGTCGAGCCGGCTCCGCCGGACAGCGGCGTGCGCTTCGGCCTGGACGTGGAACTGGGCGCCATGCCGTACGCGTTCTTCAAGGCGGTCGAGGACACCGTCCGCGAGACCCTCGGCCAGGGGCTGCACGGCTGGCAGGTCACCGACTGCGCCGTCACCATGACCCACTCCGGCTACTGGCCCCGCCAGAGCCACGCCCACCAGGGCTTCGACAAGAGCATGTCCAGCACCGGACACGACTTCCGCGGCCTGACCCCGCTGGTCCTGACCGAGGCGCTGCGCCGGGCCGGGACGCAGGTGTACGAGCCGATGCACCGCTTCCGCGTCGAGGCCCCGGCGGACACCCTGGGCGCGCTGCTGCCCGTGCTCGCCGCGCTGCGTGCCGTACCGCGCACGACGGCCACCAGGGGCGCGCTGTGCGTGCTGGAAGGGGTGGTGCCGGCCGCGCGGGTGCACGGCCTCGAACAGCGCATTCCGGGGCTGACGCGGGGCGAGGGCGAGTGCGAGAGCGGCTTCGACCACTACGCGCCCGTCACCCACGGCACCCCGCCGGAGCGGCCGCGCACGGACCACAACCCGCTGAACCGCAAGGAGTACCTGTTGAACGTGACCGGTCGGGTGGCCAACTGA
- a CDS encoding XdhC/CoxI family protein — MREILPVLNGWYAAGVPFGLATVVAVSRSAPRDPGAAMAVGPGDEVVGSVSGGCVEGAVFELAQEVVADGSARLETFGYSDEDAFAVGLTCGGEITLLVRPVSPGLDPSFGAVAESVAAGEPVTVATVTDGPAPRGATLAVWPERTSGTLGTDGLDAAVTADARGELALGVTGVRHYGPRGQRREDAVSVFLHSFAPPPRMLVFGAIDYAAAVARIGDFLGYRVTVCDARPVFATPKRFPPGVEVVVDWPHRYLRGTDTDGRTVICVLTHDPKFDVPLLEVALRLPAAYVGAMGSRRTHDERRARLVEAGLTDRELSRLRSPVGLDLGARTPEEVAVSVAAEIVALRWGGSGAPLTATAGAIHRATGGQAPSAR, encoded by the coding sequence ATGCGCGAGATTCTCCCGGTGCTGAACGGGTGGTACGCCGCCGGTGTGCCGTTCGGGCTCGCCACCGTGGTCGCCGTGAGCCGCAGCGCCCCGCGTGACCCGGGCGCGGCGATGGCGGTGGGGCCGGGCGACGAGGTCGTGGGCAGCGTGTCCGGGGGCTGTGTGGAGGGCGCGGTGTTCGAGCTGGCCCAGGAGGTCGTGGCCGACGGGAGCGCCCGGCTGGAGACCTTCGGGTACAGCGACGAGGACGCCTTCGCCGTCGGGCTGACCTGCGGCGGCGAGATCACGCTGCTCGTGCGTCCCGTCTCCCCCGGCCTCGACCCGTCGTTCGGGGCGGTCGCGGAGTCGGTCGCCGCGGGCGAGCCGGTGACGGTGGCCACGGTCACCGACGGCCCGGCTCCCCGCGGGGCCACCCTCGCGGTCTGGCCGGAGCGGACCTCCGGCACGCTCGGCACGGACGGCCTGGACGCGGCCGTCACGGCCGACGCGCGCGGTGAGCTCGCCCTCGGCGTCACCGGCGTCCGCCACTACGGGCCGCGCGGCCAGCGGCGTGAGGACGCCGTGTCGGTGTTCCTGCACTCCTTCGCACCGCCGCCGCGCATGCTGGTGTTCGGCGCGATCGACTACGCGGCCGCCGTGGCCCGCATCGGGGACTTTCTCGGCTACCGGGTCACGGTGTGCGACGCCCGCCCGGTCTTCGCCACCCCGAAGCGTTTCCCGCCGGGCGTGGAGGTGGTCGTGGACTGGCCGCACCGCTACCTGCGCGGCACGGACACCGACGGGCGCACGGTGATCTGCGTGCTGACCCACGACCCGAAGTTCGACGTGCCGCTGCTGGAGGTGGCGCTGCGCCTGCCCGCCGCCTACGTCGGGGCGATGGGCAGCCGCCGTACCCATGACGAACGCCGGGCGCGACTTGTCGAGGCCGGGCTCACGGACCGTGAGCTGTCCCGGCTGCGCTCACCGGTCGGGCTGGACCTGGGGGCCCGTACGCCCGAGGAGGTCGCCGTGTCGGTGGCCGCCGAGATCGTCGCGCTGCGCTGGGGCGGCAGCGGTGCTCCGCTGACGGCGACGGCCGGGGCGATCCACCGTGCGACGGGCGGTCAGGCCCCGTCCGCCCGGTAG
- a CDS encoding metallophosphoesterase family protein gives MRLLLMSDTHLPKRAKSLPAPLLDELPHADVVIHAGDWVDTATLDLLESRSRRLVGVYGNNDGPDLRARLPEVAYAELGGLRFGVVHETGPAQGREARCAARFPDLDVLVFGHSHIPWDTTAPGGPRLLNPGSPTDRRRQPHCTYLTASAADGRLTDVVLHRLPPR, from the coding sequence GTGCGCCTCCTGCTGATGTCCGACACCCACCTGCCCAAGCGCGCCAAGTCGCTCCCCGCCCCGCTGCTAGACGAGCTCCCGCACGCGGACGTGGTGATCCACGCCGGGGACTGGGTCGACACGGCCACCCTCGACCTGCTGGAGAGCCGCAGCCGACGACTCGTCGGCGTGTACGGCAACAACGACGGACCCGACCTGCGCGCCCGGCTGCCCGAGGTCGCCTACGCCGAACTGGGCGGACTGCGGTTCGGCGTGGTCCACGAGACGGGCCCCGCCCAGGGCCGGGAGGCCCGCTGCGCCGCCCGCTTCCCCGACCTCGACGTCCTGGTCTTCGGCCACAGCCACATCCCGTGGGACACCACCGCCCCCGGCGGACCGCGCCTGCTCAACCCGGGCTCACCGACCGACCGCCGCCGTCAGCCGCACTGCACCTACCTGACCGCCTCCGCGGCCGACGGCCGGCTCACGGACGTCGTCCTGCACCGGCTGCCGCCGCGCTGA
- a CDS encoding endoglycosylceramidase — MPNIRARLLAVLVVLCGLCGFLTVAGSPTATAAATLPDSLSFDGTALTVSGGRFVDGNGREVVLRGYNVSGETKLAENKGLPFASVADAKKSATALRALGGGNSVRFLLSWAYAEPVRGQVDTTYLAAATDQMRAFLDAGIRVYPDFHQDLYSRYLFNSGSWYTGDGAPAWAVALGSYPTESCGICLLWGQNITQNGAVKAAQYDFWHNNHGLQDYFLATAQKTMAYIKANLTTEEFAGVLGFDPYNEPYAGTYDSGQASRTWERDLLWPFYVKFRARMDAAGWTDKPAFVEPNLFWNGNVTKEEGGLLDAGTLGSRYVFNTHFYDQKAISGILMWGNAENGQYVTDFGTVRDRASAAGTTAIVSEFGHPLNGTTAGKAPTVLKAMYQALDSRVKGASWWTTPATSGPVLSGSQWQWDIYNGRHHELMNGNADKVLTTGDGWNDEDLSAVRLDDSGTVTLRQDARLLDRIYPSATSGTTVAFTYEDRSRDGSTTLTWNPVPSTLPNTAQLVGTGQYGLLVWRSNGGTAPTELHLPASFPTATTTVVSDLGTVYAPPAYTTTTKIAAAAEPGGTGSRRLLLSAPDSGTVHYALVTNGATAPSATLLAAARTELSAWVAQKVG; from the coding sequence ATGCCGAATATCCGGGCACGTCTGCTCGCTGTTCTGGTTGTCCTTTGCGGACTCTGTGGCTTCCTGACGGTGGCGGGCTCCCCGACCGCCACCGCCGCCGCCACGCTCCCCGACTCCCTCTCCTTCGACGGCACGGCGCTCACGGTGTCGGGCGGCCGCTTCGTCGACGGCAACGGCCGCGAGGTCGTGCTGCGCGGCTACAACGTCTCCGGCGAGACCAAGCTGGCCGAGAACAAGGGCCTGCCCTTCGCCTCGGTCGCCGACGCCAAGAAGTCGGCGACGGCCCTGCGCGCCCTCGGCGGCGGCAACTCCGTGCGTTTCCTGCTCTCCTGGGCCTACGCCGAACCGGTGCGCGGCCAGGTCGACACCACCTACCTGGCCGCCGCCACCGACCAGATGCGCGCCTTCCTCGACGCCGGAATCCGGGTCTACCCCGACTTCCACCAGGACCTGTACTCCCGCTACCTGTTCAACTCGGGCAGCTGGTACACCGGCGACGGCGCCCCCGCGTGGGCGGTGGCACTCGGCAGCTACCCCACCGAGTCCTGCGGCATCTGTCTCCTCTGGGGCCAGAACATCACCCAGAACGGCGCGGTGAAGGCCGCCCAGTACGACTTCTGGCACAACAACCACGGTCTCCAGGACTACTTCCTGGCCACCGCCCAGAAGACCATGGCGTACATCAAGGCGAACCTCACCACCGAGGAGTTCGCCGGTGTCCTGGGCTTCGACCCCTACAACGAGCCCTACGCCGGCACCTACGACTCCGGTCAGGCCAGCCGCACCTGGGAACGCGACCTCCTGTGGCCCTTCTACGTGAAGTTCCGCGCCCGGATGGACGCGGCCGGCTGGACCGACAAACCCGCCTTCGTCGAGCCGAACCTCTTCTGGAACGGCAACGTCACCAAGGAGGAGGGCGGCCTCCTCGACGCGGGCACGCTCGGCTCCCGCTACGTCTTCAACACCCACTTCTACGACCAGAAGGCCATCTCCGGCATCCTGATGTGGGGCAACGCGGAGAACGGGCAGTACGTCACCGACTTCGGCACGGTCCGCGACCGCGCGTCGGCCGCCGGGACGACGGCGATCGTCAGCGAGTTCGGCCACCCCCTGAACGGCACGACAGCCGGCAAGGCGCCGACCGTCCTGAAGGCGATGTACCAGGCCCTCGACTCCCGTGTGAAAGGCGCGAGTTGGTGGACCACACCCGCCACCTCCGGCCCGGTCCTCTCCGGTTCGCAGTGGCAGTGGGACATCTACAACGGCCGTCACCACGAGCTGATGAACGGCAACGCCGACAAGGTCCTCACGACCGGCGACGGCTGGAACGACGAGGACCTCTCCGCCGTACGTCTCGACGACAGCGGCACGGTGACACTTCGTCAGGACGCCCGTCTCCTGGACCGGATCTACCCGAGCGCCACGTCCGGCACGACCGTCGCCTTCACCTACGAGGACCGCTCCCGCGACGGCTCCACCACCCTCACCTGGAATCCGGTCCCCAGCACCCTGCCCAACACGGCACAGCTCGTCGGCACCGGCCAGTACGGGCTGTTGGTGTGGCGCTCGAACGGCGGCACGGCACCCACCGAACTGCACCTGCCCGCCTCCTTCCCGACCGCCACCACCACGGTCGTCTCCGACCTCGGAACCGTGTACGCCCCGCCCGCGTACACGACGACCACGAAGATCGCCGCGGCCGCCGAACCGGGCGGCACGGGCAGCCGACGCCTGCTGCTCAGCGCCCCCGACTCGGGCACCGTGCACTACGCCCTGGTCACCAACGGGGCCACCGCCCCCTCCGCGACCCTGCTGGCGGCCGCCCGCACGGAGCTGTCGGCGTGGGTGGCGCAGAAGGTGGGGTAG
- a CDS encoding MerR family transcriptional regulator — MTYSVRQVVAFAGVTVRTLHHYDRTGLLTPGGRSRAGYRLYDDADLARLQQILFYRELGFSLDEIAAILADPQANALQHLRVRQRKLREEIARLQRLAEVAERAIEVQQTGVRLTPEERFEVFGDIAFDLSYATEARLKWADSAGQREAMARAAAHTKEDWRRLMAEAADWRTELLDAFDAQEPADGERVMDLAEEHRRHVSRWFTACPPAMHRRIADDFAADPRAFALVVPPPQQRPGLAAYLCKAVHANAARTAAEENP; from the coding sequence ATGACGTACTCCGTGAGACAGGTCGTGGCCTTCGCCGGAGTGACGGTGCGCACGCTGCATCACTACGACCGGACGGGACTGCTCACGCCCGGCGGTCGCAGCCGGGCCGGCTACCGGCTCTACGACGACGCCGATCTGGCCCGGCTCCAGCAGATCCTCTTCTACCGCGAACTGGGCTTCTCCCTCGACGAGATCGCCGCCATCCTCGCCGACCCGCAGGCGAACGCCCTGCAACACCTGCGGGTCCGGCAGCGGAAACTCAGGGAGGAGATCGCCCGGCTCCAGCGACTGGCGGAGGTCGCCGAGCGGGCCATCGAGGTCCAGCAGACCGGGGTGCGGCTGACCCCCGAGGAGCGGTTCGAGGTCTTCGGCGACATCGCCTTCGACCTCAGCTACGCCACCGAGGCACGGCTGAAGTGGGCCGACTCGGCGGGGCAGCGCGAGGCGATGGCCCGCGCCGCCGCCCACACCAAGGAGGACTGGCGCCGGCTGATGGCCGAGGCCGCCGACTGGCGCACCGAACTGCTGGACGCCTTCGACGCGCAGGAGCCGGCCGACGGCGAGCGGGTCATGGACCTGGCCGAGGAACACCGCCGCCATGTCAGCCGGTGGTTCACCGCCTGCCCGCCCGCCATGCACCGCCGCATCGCCGACGACTTCGCCGCCGACCCGCGCGCCTTCGCCCTCGTCGTGCCCCCGCCGCAGCAACGGCCCGGTCTCGCCGCCTACCTGTGCAAGGCCGTCCACGCCAACGCGGCCCGCACCGCTGCCGAGGAGAACCCGTGA
- a CDS encoding glycosyltransferase: MRILIAAAGSRGDVAPYTGLGAHLRRAGHDVALAATDVHAPLVRAAGLEFRGLPGRPEGEAGGRRALMRTAAAFVTELGQGFADVVTASGAELLLLSTTTAPLGWHLTEATGIPGLGVYLQPAAPTGDFPPVVAGARSLGRPANRAAGHLALHMADRLYIQAVTALRRRLELPALTPAATRRRQERADWPVLHGFSTALVPRPSDWRPGLEVAGTWWPYVDPAERLPPEVEDFLAAGPPPVFVGFGSMARGHGERLSEIAVRALRAAGLRGILQTGSAGLAADGDDVLTVGDVPHALLFPRTAAVVHHAGAGTAAAGLRAGVPAVPVPVTADQPFWAQRLTALGAATAPLPFRSLTAEPLADALDRAVRDPAYTRSARAAAGCTATEDGAGVVLKAVEAQAG, from the coding sequence GTGAGAATCCTGATCGCCGCCGCCGGATCCCGTGGCGACGTCGCCCCGTACACCGGCCTGGGCGCGCACCTGCGCCGCGCCGGACACGACGTCGCCCTCGCCGCCACGGACGTCCACGCGCCGCTGGTGCGCGCGGCGGGGCTGGAGTTCCGGGGCCTGCCCGGCCGTCCGGAGGGGGAGGCGGGCGGCCGGCGCGCGCTCATGCGCACCGCCGCCGCGTTCGTCACCGAGCTGGGGCAGGGCTTCGCCGACGTGGTGACCGCGAGCGGCGCGGAGCTGCTCCTGCTGTCCACCACCACCGCCCCGCTGGGCTGGCACCTCACCGAGGCGACCGGCATCCCCGGTTTGGGCGTGTATCTCCAGCCCGCCGCCCCGACCGGCGACTTCCCGCCCGTCGTCGCCGGCGCCCGCTCCCTGGGCCGCCCCGCCAACCGCGCCGCCGGCCACCTGGCCCTGCACATGGCCGACCGCCTCTACATACAGGCCGTCACCGCACTGCGCCGCCGGCTGGAGCTGCCCGCGCTGACGCCCGCCGCGACCCGGCGTCGCCAGGAGCGGGCCGACTGGCCGGTCCTGCACGGTTTCAGCACCGCGCTGGTGCCGCGCCCCTCCGACTGGCGCCCCGGCCTGGAGGTGGCCGGCACCTGGTGGCCGTACGTCGACCCGGCCGAGCGGCTGCCGCCCGAGGTGGAGGACTTCCTCGCCGCCGGTCCGCCACCGGTGTTCGTCGGCTTCGGCAGCATGGCCCGGGGACACGGGGAGCGGTTGAGCGAGATCGCCGTACGGGCCCTGCGCGCCGCCGGTCTGCGCGGCATCCTGCAGACCGGGAGCGCAGGGCTGGCCGCCGACGGCGACGACGTCCTGACCGTCGGGGACGTGCCCCACGCGCTGCTGTTCCCCCGGACGGCCGCGGTGGTCCACCACGCCGGAGCGGGCACCGCGGCGGCCGGACTGCGCGCCGGGGTGCCCGCGGTACCCGTGCCGGTGACGGCGGACCAGCCGTTCTGGGCGCAGCGGCTGACGGCACTCGGCGCCGCCACCGCCCCCCTCCCGTTCCGGTCTCTCACCGCCGAACCGCTCGCCGACGCCCTCGACCGCGCCGTCCGCGACCCCGCGTACACCCGCTCCGCCCGCGCCGCCGCGGGTTGTACGGCGACGGAGGACGGAGCGGGCGTCGTGCTCAAGGCGGTCGAGGCTCAAGCCGGTTGA
- a CDS encoding phosphotransferase, translating to MYRRLDGETATPYALADPVRTALDLAGFLTALQGADPTGGPGPQQSNAFRGVPLGDDRDSIAHESRVRPKIEALKKSRLVDTGPVTEVWEAALAAPARRKPPLWVHGDLDAGNLLLRDGRLGADGGTSRFERSRELRDDFGTLAAAGPAVDLQPAWKFLPATARAVFREAVGADDATWARARGWALAGSLPVHNDPFFRDHPARVTAAPRHLEQMVADYRADGA from the coding sequence GTGTACCGCCGGCTCGACGGGGAGACGGCCACCCCCTATGCCCTGGCCGACCCGGTACGCACCGCCCTCGACCTCGCCGGCTTCCTCACCGCCCTCCAGGGCGCCGACCCCACCGGCGGACCGGGCCCGCAGCAGAGCAACGCCTTCCGGGGCGTGCCCCTGGGCGACGACCGCGACTCGATCGCCCACGAGTCACGGGTGCGGCCGAAGATCGAGGCGCTCAAGAAGTCCCGGCTGGTCGACACCGGCCCGGTCACCGAGGTGTGGGAGGCGGCGCTCGCCGCGCCCGCCCGGCGGAAGCCTCCGTTGTGGGTCCACGGCGACCTCGACGCGGGCAACCTGCTGCTCCGTGACGGCCGGCTCGGCGCGGATGGGGGCACCTCCCGGTTCGAGCGCAGCCGAGAACTGAGGGACGACTTCGGCACCCTGGCCGCCGCGGGCCCGGCGGTGGACCTTCAGCCCGCGTGGAAGTTCCTGCCCGCCACGGCACGCGCGGTCTTCCGGGAGGCGGTCGGCGCCGACGACGCCACGTGGGCACGCGCCCGCGGCTGGGCCCTGGCCGGGTCGCTGCCGGTCCACAACGACCCGTTCTTCCGCGACCACCCGGCCCGCGTCACGGCGGCCCCGCGTCATCTGGAGCAGATGGTCGCGGACTACCGGGCGGACGGGGCCTGA